A stretch of Rhodohalobacter mucosus DNA encodes these proteins:
- the rnr gene encoding ribonuclease R, with the protein MSQNKLSSLERKIIELLKSYPDASIPIPLLEDALSLKKKKGGQKLKKSINRLKQLGHIRVTKGNLVRLNEVAEADKSFVQGKLDVTSHGDGYVIVEGRDQDIKISHKFLGTALDGDIVKVKLMGYHRKSNKPMGRIEEVVQRSRTLFVGTLEKVAQNTYLIKSDQQSSRVDFFVDPDDLNGARPGDKVTFNLVQWDDVRGYPQARVVQSLGDAGTNEANVLSILAEKQFASSFPDHVEEFAERIPDHITEDEIARRRDMRDEVVMTIDPANAKDFDDGLSIAILNNGNYYLGVHIADVTHYMPRGSILDEEALHRGTSVYLVDRVIPMLPERLSNGVCSLRPNEDKLAYSCFMEIAPNGKLVNYSIEETVIHSKQRFVYDEVQDILDGNADHPFINELQILEKLAKTLLERRFNEGSINFETPEPKFVLDENGKPVDVIVKERLFAHRLIEECMLMANKTVATHVQSLRKQKGGGKTSKNDHPFLYRVHDKPDLEKLNNIRETVKPIGINFDLNGNVTPKKINSLLQQVEETSLEKIINGLMLRAMAKAEYTPKNIGHFGLGFENYTHFTSPIRRYPDVIVHRLLKRYSAGATEYTYEQLTQNGEHCSERERYAVEAERDSVKLKQVEYLSERLGQTFAGTISGVTDNGIYVQINDIYCEGMIRVSDLKDDYYIYHPKLHCLTGRSKGKKYRLGDAINVKVVRTDLEKRQIDLELSRS; encoded by the coding sequence ATGAGTCAAAATAAATTGAGCTCCCTCGAACGTAAAATCATTGAGCTCCTCAAATCCTACCCGGATGCATCCATACCTATCCCCCTTCTGGAAGATGCCCTTTCTTTAAAAAAGAAGAAGGGTGGTCAAAAACTAAAAAAATCGATAAATCGTCTAAAACAGCTTGGTCATATCAGGGTTACCAAAGGTAATCTTGTACGGCTCAATGAAGTTGCGGAGGCCGACAAATCATTTGTACAGGGTAAGCTCGACGTAACAAGTCATGGCGACGGATATGTGATTGTGGAAGGGCGTGACCAGGACATTAAAATATCCCATAAGTTTCTTGGCACCGCACTGGATGGTGATATCGTAAAAGTAAAACTGATGGGCTATCACCGTAAGAGCAATAAGCCGATGGGCCGCATTGAAGAAGTGGTACAGCGTTCAAGAACCCTTTTTGTGGGTACGCTTGAAAAGGTTGCCCAAAACACATACCTCATCAAGTCGGACCAGCAATCTTCACGTGTAGACTTTTTTGTAGACCCTGACGATCTAAACGGCGCACGACCGGGTGATAAAGTAACTTTCAACCTGGTGCAGTGGGATGATGTTCGGGGATATCCTCAAGCACGTGTTGTACAATCCCTGGGAGATGCCGGCACCAATGAAGCCAATGTACTGTCAATCCTGGCTGAGAAACAGTTTGCATCCTCATTTCCTGATCATGTAGAGGAGTTTGCGGAACGTATTCCGGACCATATCACGGAAGATGAGATTGCACGCAGGCGAGACATGCGCGATGAAGTCGTAATGACCATCGATCCGGCCAATGCAAAAGATTTTGACGACGGCCTGAGCATCGCAATACTGAACAACGGAAACTACTACCTGGGTGTGCATATTGCAGATGTTACCCACTATATGCCGCGCGGATCCATACTCGACGAAGAGGCCCTTCACAGGGGCACAAGCGTCTATTTGGTAGACAGGGTCATTCCCATGCTGCCCGAACGCCTGAGCAACGGAGTTTGCAGTCTTCGCCCCAATGAAGATAAGCTTGCCTACAGCTGCTTCATGGAAATTGCACCCAATGGCAAACTGGTCAATTACAGTATCGAGGAGACCGTAATCCACTCCAAGCAGCGATTTGTTTATGACGAAGTACAGGATATTCTGGACGGCAACGCAGATCATCCATTTATTAATGAACTTCAGATTCTTGAGAAACTCGCCAAAACACTATTGGAAAGGCGTTTCAATGAGGGTTCGATCAATTTTGAAACACCGGAACCAAAATTTGTTTTGGATGAAAACGGGAAACCTGTGGACGTCATTGTAAAAGAACGACTGTTTGCACACCGCCTGATTGAAGAGTGCATGCTGATGGCAAACAAGACCGTTGCCACACATGTACAGTCTCTGCGAAAACAAAAGGGCGGGGGTAAAACCTCAAAAAACGACCACCCCTTTCTCTATCGGGTGCACGATAAACCCGACCTTGAAAAGCTGAATAATATCAGGGAAACCGTAAAACCGATCGGAATCAATTTTGACCTGAATGGGAATGTTACTCCCAAAAAAATAAACTCGCTCCTGCAGCAGGTTGAAGAGACCTCCCTGGAGAAGATTATTAACGGACTCATGCTTCGTGCAATGGCGAAGGCTGAGTATACGCCAAAAAATATCGGGCATTTCGGTCTTGGTTTTGAAAATTATACACACTTTACAAGCCCTATACGCCGTTATCCTGACGTCATTGTTCACCGGTTGCTGAAGAGGTATAGTGCAGGTGCAACCGAATATACCTATGAACAGCTTACGCAAAACGGTGAACATTGCAGTGAAAGAGAACGTTACGCTGTAGAAGCTGAACGGGACTCCGTGAAACTCAAACAGGTTGAATATCTATCTGAACGACTTGGGCAAACATTTGCGGGAACCATCAGTGGTGTAACAGACAACGGAATCTATGTCCAGATCAATGATATATACTGTGAAGGCATGATTCGCGTTAGCGACCTGAAGGATGATTATTATATTTATCACCCTAAACTGCATTGCCTGACAGGACGATCAAAGGGTAAGAAGTATCGATTGGGCGATGCAATCAACGTAAAAGTAGTTCGAACCGATCTTGAAAAACGCCAGATTGACCTGGAATTATCCCGATCCTAA